From the Methanocorpusculum sp. genome, the window CATACGCCTTCATGACCAAACACCTCGCGGCGGATCTGGGTCGCGATGGTGAGCATCCTGTTCTCATCCTCGACGATTGTTCTGACCAGTGTTGCGATCGCATCGCCTGGTCCGTAAACCGTTGCTCCCTTTGCCTCAATAATGTATGAGCCACTTGACTTCACCCTCTCAATGATCTCTTCCCGTGGAAGTTTTGCGACCCCTAGGAGATTATCGATCTGGATACCGCCGATCGTCGTTGCAGACCACATGGGGACCATAGTATCTCCGTGTTCACCAATTATTCTCGTATGTACTTCGCTGACGTGTACATTGAAAAATTCTGCGAGACATGCCTTGAGCCGCATCGAGTCAAGATGTGTTCCAAGACCAAATACCCTGTGCGGCATCATTCCGGAGTATTTCAGGGCGACCGTGGTCATGATATCTACGGGGTTTGTCACCACCAGCAAAATCGCCTCCGGTGCCATACGACCTACCTGTTCGGCATACAGTTTCACAATCCGTGCATTCTCAAGAGCCAGATCCAGACGGGTCTGTGTAGCTTTTCTTGGAACGCCGGACGTAAGAACGATTATATCCGATCCACGAAGCTCTTTTGGGGTC encodes:
- a CDS encoding malate dehydrogenase, whose amino-acid sequence is MAKVTIIGATGQVGSYVAHAVSQFPHVQEMCLYGRPGNETYLDGLAHDMMDSFAARGTNTRVTFGTTPKELRGSDIIVLTSGVPRKATQTRLDLALENARIVKLYAEQVGRMAPEAILLVVTNPVDIMTTVALKYSGMMPHRVFGLGTHLDSMRLKACLAEFFNVHVSEVHTRIIGEHGDTMVPMWSATTIGGIQIDNLLGVAKLPREEIIERVKSSGSYIIEAKGATVYGPGDAIATLVRTIVEDENRMLTIATQIRREVFGHEGVCVSVPARITRGGVFPIGVKFSEEEERMFAKSVKLIRETTENVCAILDSES